The region GGGATGACTAATGACTATTAAAAGTTGTCAATGTTCTCATTCCAGGTCACGATCAAGGTTGCGCTCCAGGTCAAGAAGTAGGTCTAGATCAGTGACGCGCTCGTCGTATAGGAGAAACAGAAACAGGTATTCGTTATTTTTCCTTGTTTGAAAATTTTAgtggaaaataattttgtaaaacGACTAACCAGCATAAAGAGGCCCCTGAATGatcaacacacacacattagTAAAGCGTTTTATGAACCAAGTCCCGCGACTCTTGGCTATTGTGCAATCGGCACCTATATGTCTATACACATCAAATTCCTAGATTGGACCGTATAGCCTGGCTTAGTGGCGGACTGACTGGACTCCCACGCGAGTGACATGTGGTCGATGAATTTTAAAAGCGAATGtcacgaagaaaaaaaaatactttaaacagGGATACCAGTTTTCAGGCAATTGCCTGATTTCAGGCAATCTGATAATATTTCAGGTAATTTCCTACAATTGGGCCACTAATTTAATGTGGCAAATTTTGGGCATTTTCCTACTTTTTCATTAAAGCCCACTGGCATCCCTGTTTAAACATGCAGGTTGCTTAAAGGAACTGGTAAAACATGCGCGAAAGTTTTGTCATACAAAGCATGAGAGCCTGTGAATGAAAGGTTGTACAAATGTAGCCAAATAGGGATTTGTAATTTCACATAACATTAGTAAACTTCTTTTAGGAAGAACAATTTTCCAGTCATGGGATGACTAATGGAAAGAACCAGTTCCCAAGTTGGtggtaatttgatttttcaagctATTAAAAGTTGTCAATGTTCTCATTCCAGGTCACAATCAAGGTTGCGCTCCAGGTCAAGAAGTAGGTCCAGATCAGTGACGCCCTCTTCATATAGGAGAAGCGGAAACAGgtattcgtttttttttttttccttctttgaaCATTTTATTGGAAAATAAGTTTGTAAAACAACTAACCAGCTTAAAAGGCCCCTGAATgatcaacacacacacacacacatattagTCAAGCGTTTTATGAACCAAGTCCCGCGACTCTCGGCTATTGTGCAATCGGCCTCTATATAATTATCTATAGGGCCTAAATTGTACACACCAAATTTCTATATAGATTTGACTGTATAGCTTGGCTTAGTGACTTACCGACTGCACTCCCACGCGATTGACACAGGGTTGATCGTGCGTACAAATTTTTTcttccccctcctctcacacatatTTCCATTGAACTTATGGGATGGTTGCTGCCATGCCTGTGACTGTTGGGAGGGGTTCATTTTTGGATAGCCCTATGAAAGGGCAGAGGAGGGGATCTCTTTTAAAATCATAGACATTCCATGATTCTAGCAACCTCTTTTTAGAACCTATCAGTAGATACACATGAAAAATGCTTATTTATAAATTTCAGTTGATTATATGTATTATAATGCACCATAGGCTACTGCATTGTAATAGAAAATGCAtacaatgttttcttttgtcaCAAACAACATGTTCTTGCTTcagtatttcttattttttatgactTGGCTACGAAATTaacaaacttttgaaaaattaaaattttcatgtGATCCTCCTCACAGAATGTGTGATTGTCCCTTTAACTGAGTGAACAGGTCAAAAATAATACTACAAACAATAAATTAAGTCAACATGTAGTAAAGTGTAAGAAGTAGAACTAGAGCAACTGTGcttcaaaaacacaaaataaggCAACATACAGTGgtatatgaaataaatggaactagagcaaaaaaaaataaaaaataaaataacgaCAGCAAAATTAGAACAACCGTGCTTCAAAAACACATGTACAGTAGCGtgattttgcattttcaaattatgcatGTATTTGTGTATTACCTTGCTCCATAGGCTACTGTTCTAATTTCTCTCGCATACAAAAAACATTTCCTTGCCACTGTgcttcagtatttcattttaatgaatttgctACCAAAGCAATACAAATTTTCAGTTGATCCTCCTCACAGAATGTGTGaattaattaatatcaatgtaaAACCATTCTTGCTGTTGTATAATAATTTGAGATTACATTCAAAATATTGTAATTAacaataaatataaacattGAAACACTTGTGTCGTCTTTTTAAATTATAACTTATGTTTGccatcattttttattaaactATGGACACTTTTTATATTCTATGACACcaatgaggtaaaaaaaaatatctacatCCAAACtgtttgtattttgatattaaattaacctggggagcgtttcatgaaaggacttgtcggacgttttatccgacaagtcccattttatccgacagttaccataggaacagtgcctctcaaccaatcaaaatcatggaaagttgtcagatctgacaacttgtcggacgaaaatattgatgaaacgctcccctgattaACCTTACAGATGCCTCAATTCAGCATTGTCTAATTTCAAGAAAATGCCCCAATGGCGAGTGCGGTATATTCTCTTATCACATGAAAAAAGAcatcaaatattattattactatatagTGTGAAGCTTTACATGAAAAgcacaaaaataaaacatgtttttcagcatttcaaaagaaattgttcattttcttaAATTTCCTCATGCTTGCCGATACTGCAGCAATACAGAATCTTACTAGCTGAATGGAactagagcaaaaaaaaataaaaaataaaataacgaCAGCAAAATTAGAACAACCGTGCTTCAAAAACACATGTACAGTAGCGtgattttgcattttcaaattatgcatGTATTTGTGTATTACCTTGCTCCATAGGCTACTGTTCTAATTTCTCTCGCATACAAAAAACATTTCCTTGCCACTGTgcttcagtatttcattttaatgaatttgctACCAAAGCAATACAAATTTTCAGTTGATCCTCCTCACAGAATGTGTGaattaattaatatcaatgtaaAACCTGGATAAAGGTGATGTGCTTTCATTGCATAGCTCTGTATGTGATGCATTTTCCTCATAAATATCAATACCATGTGCTAAAATTGTGCTCGGGCACAAATTGGGCACAAATTGGCAACTTTAGCCAAGTTATGTGTGTTTCAATGGTATCACCTATTCCAAACAGGTCTGTATGTGAAATACTACTAGTAAATTACGAAGTGTTAAGTAGGTCAGTTCTGTGCATTGCGAGGTTTGTTGAAAAGCTTGAGCATATGTCCAAACACTAAAATGGAtaagaaaatgaatagaaagTGTGTACTTTAGCTGATGAGGTGATGTAATCCGTCttgataaattttgtttttgtgtagGGGAGCATTTTTTGAAACACATAAACAGTGCAAAAGGTATTGCTGAACATCTTCAACAGCACAGGGAAGATCAAGGTGGTGCAGTGTTTCTAGAGAGATGGAACCTAGTACTTGGCAACAACTTTATCAGCAAGAATGACCTTGATAGATTGTGCCCAATTCCTGAAGGAAAAGaggtatttgatttgatttgatgagTCTTCTATaattctatttatttcatttatcttgtTAAAGGGACATTCACACATTCTGTGTGGTCAGCTGAAAATTTTAGATTCTGAatattttgtattgattaagtagcaaattcataaaaaacaagaaatactGAAGCAGACTTGCAATGACATGTTTTATTTTGGCAGAGCTACCAATTGTATGGCTTAATTATTGGACCgataatattaacaaaacaGCAGCGTATGGAGCAATGTAATAAACATAATCGACGTAATCGTGTACAACTCACCAACGCAATATCAGAATCAATTGAAATTTTGGAAATAAGCTTTTTTCATGTATATCAACTTATTGGTGTCATAAAAGAGGATGCTGGAATCACTGAATGCCCCTTTAACACTTGTCTGAAAAATTGAGGCTGTACGACAGGTAATTAGATTTAAAAcaagataatttgttttttaagaaataataaaattaatgttCCTACAATATTGGACTGTCCTTGTTTTTGCTCATGCAAATTATGCAAGGCTTATAGAGTATTTTGGTCAATGTGATATTTGTGataggggtgtgtgtgtgctgaaaatttggaaaagtctaaataaaaacaaaagcaaaaacaaaggaCTATGGTATTAATAGGGATACTAGTTGAGGGATGGCACAAGCCCTTAGCCATCTCAGTATTCAGATTGGTCAAGATCCTTGCTTCAACAAAACTTGCCATGTGCATAGTGGTGGACACAAATATTCTGTGAATGTAGCATGCATGAAAGCGGAGAACCACATCTTTTGTTTAGATCTACTTTTCCTGAAAGTGTGAATGAAAAAgcataaaaaatggaatgtgATGAAATTGCTTCTAAAAAGTAATGTGTGTGCCCCACTTCAATCAGCAAACTTCTGCAGATATCATTTGGTTGTTTGCACACATGTAGCATATGTTGCCTATTGATGCTGGGTGAAAGATGGgtattacatgtacttaaatCATTTATTAGttacattatttcaaatttttatctccctttttaCAGATATGCATGCCATACCAATACCAGTTTCACCTTGAGAGACAACATGATGAGTATCTGTCACATTGGCTGAAGCAGGCAATCAGAGAGGAAGTAATTGGTAGTGATAGCTTGTGCTACCAGGAAATTGAGGCACGCCTGACAACACTGCTTAAGTCCCCAAAGAGCATAAAGTGGCAAACATGGCCCACATTGAATGCTTTCTGTCAGGCCTTCTTTGATGTTGCAGGTGAGCGTGCTTTTAAGTTTTACACTGGCTCAGCAAATTGTGGTAAGGCTCAAAATGCTGGAGTCAGAGCTAATACCACATTGAACCACCCAGCACCAAATCACAGAACCATGAAACGATGGAAACCAGCTGCAAACTTTGATGGTGGTCCATGTCCAGCCAGAATAGGAACTGTCTCTGAACTGCTACAACAGTCAAGGTTGGCTTTTATCCATAGATGGAGAAGATAGTACTGTTTACCCAGTGGTATGTGGATATGACGGGCAGCCTCTAAACCAGGGTACATTTGTTCGCTGGCAACCAGACAGCAAGTCCTATATTGTGGATGGTGTTAGACCCCAACTGACATATGATGAAATTGCAGAAGCAGGCACAGAGAATTTCTCATCATATGTAAAGCAGAAATGCAGATTTGTTTCTGAAGTTGTAGAGTTTTATGTAATTGATGTGAAGGGGTTGATTGCTATGAATGTTGGGACAGTTTTTTCAACTGGTGGAATGAAGCATGCAGATGTACGTCAGCATTTGAAAACGATGCTTCAAGCAGTTCAAACCTGTTCTGAGTGCATAACAAGTAAGGCCAAAGAATGCACTTACCGCAATCAGCAAGAATCATGCAACAGATGCAGGAGTAGAAATCTCCAATGTGTTCGTTTGATGGTTGTCCACTGTTATGCAGACATGGCTGCATCTCAACGAGTTGCCCATGAAGATCTGATGAAAGAAGCTGGATGTCAACTTGCAATACCACAATACACACAATTTGGTTTTGGCATGCTTCATATGTGTAAGGCGTTAGTAGGATACGTACGCAACTATCGCATCACTGATGGAAATGAAATCTTTTGCATCAACATGCTTGTTGCTCTCTGGCTTTCATCCACACATGCATCAACCCTCTTGTGTGGTATCAACTCCAAAGTATTTTCCTATAGAGACAGGCACTCCGATGATTTGGCATACTCGACCGTTTGCCAAAGAGTTGAAGATGCACTTGTTGCAGCCAATTCTGTGGTGGTTACTGTTGCTCCTGAACAGTACCGTCCATGGTCACAGGAGGCCAAAGATCACAACGATATGAAACTGGGTAGACCTCTGTTCATCACTGTAAATAAGCAGGGCCATTGTCTGTGGAGTGATCCAGTTGCTGACTGTGTCTTCATGGGAAATCGACACAATCCCATGAAAGTAAAACCACTTGGACAGCCAAATGCTCCTGGACGTGCTAGTCATCAAGTACTACCAGTAACCGCTGCACAATATAACCGGCCTACTGGACTGAAGGTCTTTGCAGCTTCTAACAAGGGTGAAGTGTGCCTTATCTCAGATAGTGGCAATAAAGCTCTGCGTGTTGTAGATAAATGCCATGACATCCATGCTAAGCAAAAAGTTGCTACGGTGGAATTAAATAATGCTCCTGACGGATTCCAACCATATGCGCTTGAGGTGATAAGCCCAGCATATCCAACAACCATTGCTGCTGTGAGTGACACTAATGCCAAGGTTATTCACATGATACGGATCAACCTTGATTCCTACCATGGTCAACTGGTTAAAACAATTGAAGGATTCTGCGTCCAACCATCAGGCCTTGCACTCTTGACCAAAACTCCACCAAGCCTCCTGGCAGTTGACCATACAGAGATCAAAATGGTGAACTATGAAACGGGTGTTATAAAAACGTTCATATCTGGATTGCACCCCTCAACTGATGTATCAGTAAGCAGAAGTAAGAAGCTGGCTGTGTCTACCCCAGTGCGGAATAAGATATATGTATATGACATGTTCACCATAGATGCAGGAGCAATTGAAGTATGGGGCTCTGGACAGAAAGGAAATGAAGATGGTACTGTGGCAGATGCCTCATTTGATGAGCCTGTGGGAGTTGCATTTGATGGAGATGTCCTGTTTGTTTCATGCTTTGGAGGGGAACATGGTGGATGTGTCAAGTTTGTTTCTGGTATTTCCTTTGCAGTATCCTATATCCAGCATGTACGAGAATTATACCACTTTGCAGGATTTGTTGCAAGGAAGGATTCCAGAAAGGAGGATGCAAGGCAGATGAGACGAGGCAAATTTCTGCTAGGGGTCAGAAAATTCCAGGAATCCATAGAATTTCTTCAGGCCATCAATGAAAGACGACAAAATGCATTGAGCAATGGGGCAACACCAAAGTATGTAGATTCCAGCTGTGGAGGTATATACCCAAAGACTCTGGATTGCCTTCTGATGACTTTATCAAGCTTGAGGACACACATCACATCATTTGAAGAGATGCTACCGGACACTATAGATGACCTTTCTTTGTATGCCTTCGTCAATGAGGCAGTTGTAGAGCATGGGTTTGGAGAAAGAGGTGCACACAGCTCACAATACAGACATCCAAGTCATGAGCAGTATTGCCACATCAAAACCAACAGTGAAGGCAACTACATCCGCAAGATTTGCAGTGTGAAGTATTCACACTTCACAACAGAGGAGAAACAATATCAGCACCCAAGGAAGTGTGATATTTCTGCTGATATTGTCATTTCTCAGTTGCATGAGCGGTTGAAGAATTACACAAACCTGTGCGAGCCCACACAGGAAAGCAAGGAAGACTACAAGAAGTTGAAGAAGTTAAACCGGATATATAGACCACAGCCTACACAAACAGTCCGGGAAAAATACAAGGCCAAAAATGGGTATGCCCCAGTAACAGTGCAAAGGAAAGATGTGCCATCAGAATCCTACATGTCACAAAGGAATTTGTCTGCACTTACATCTTTCCAAGGGACACTCAGTAAAACAAGAAAGACACAGCTGAACACTGAAGACTTTCTACTGATGCGTGGTGACATAGTTCCCGTTCTTGCAGGTGCTAACTATGCCCATGATGGTCCTCAAATAGATAACTGGTGGCTTCTCCAAGTTACAGAGCCAGTTTTGGCTAGGGACATTGGTGAGAGAACCAGGGTTACCGACATGTGGCTAGATAAAGTGGCTGTTAACTATGATGGTACAAACACCTTCAAACTACTGGATGATACGACAGTGAAAATCCCTTTTGGATCGCTTATAAAGGATATAGAAGATGGCGATCCATTGGTAGTACCAGTTGATGttttttcaacagaatttgACGCAGATAATATGGACAAGCTAGTGTACTCATTCCACCCAGAGTATATACAGCAACTTGATGATCTTGGAGAAGAAGCACAGTACCAGCTGAATCAAGATAACGAATCAGAtttggaagaagaagaagatgatgatgttaatcAGCAAAACCGTCAGCATCAGCATCTCCTAATACTTGAACAGAGGCGTTCAAGAGCTATTTCTTCCAAGGGACGTCAATTTACAAGCTATTTGGACTTGCTCAAGCACAAAAATTAATGGTGATGCATATTTGTTTTTAGAAATAAGtggattttgttttttatcgtgCAGAAGAAGCGATAGACCTGTCTGCAAaatgttatgtataaaaatatgaGAAGGCAGACAGACAACACAAGTATCTGACAAGGTGAATCAGATGAagatgaaggagaagaagaggaaaagaagaagatgaccAAGATGTTAATGAGCAAAAACCATAAGCATTAGCATCTAATACTGGAACAGTGGCATTTGAGACTAAGTTTTTCCCAGAGACATCAATTTTCAAGCTACTCAGACTTACTCAAGCACAAAAGTTAATGCTGATGCCACATCAAAGTCCACAGTGAAGACAGCTACATCTGCAAGATCTGCATTGTGAATTATTCACATTTCACCTGGTCGTCAATTACTAACAATGACCAATGGTCAGGTCCATAGTCAAGTATCACCAGCTAGTTATCAGTTGCCAACAATGACCAGTAGTCAGGTCCATCATGTGCATAGTCAAGTATCACCAGCTAGCCATCAGTTGCCAACAATTACCAGTAGTCAGGTCCATCATGTGCATAGTCAAGTATTACAAGTATTACCAGCTAGTCATCAGTTGCCAACAATGACCAGTTGTCAGGTCCATCGTGTGCATAGTCAAGTATCACCAGCTAGCCATCAGTTGCCAAAAATTACCAGTAGTCAGGTCCATCATGTGCATAGTCAAGTATCACCAGCTAGTCATCAGTTGCCAACAATGGCCAGTAGTCAGGTCCATCATGTGCATAGTCAAGTATCACCAGCTAGCCATCAGTTGCCAACAATTACCAGTAGTCAGGTCCATCATGTGCATAGTCAAGTATCACCAGCTAGCCATCGGTTGCCAACAATGACCAGTAGTCAGGTCAATCATGTCCATAGTCAAGTACCACCAGCTAGTCATCAGTTGCCAACAATGACCAGTAGTCAGGTCCATCATGTGCATAGTCAAGTATCACCAGCTAGGCATCAGTTGCCAACAATGACCAGTAGTCAGGTCCATCATGTGCATAGTCAAGTACCACCAGCTAGTCAGCAGTCTTCAACAACAACCACTTTCCAGGAGATACAAGAACTGTCAAGTGATATCAGTAAGTTGACACAGCTTCTTATTAGACAACAAATAAGAGCTTCACTACCAGCGCAACAGATACTAGTCTTCAATGGTGACCTGTTAAAATGCACCACCTTCATGAGAGCTTTTGAATATGCAGTAGAGAATAAGACCATAGATGGTAGAGATATGCTAAATTACCTGTGTCAATACACTTCGGGAGAACCAAATAGCTTGATAAACAGTTGTACCATGATGAAGACCCAGATGAATGCTTCATTAGGCAAAGCAGATCGTAACCAAAAGGTTTGGAAATAGTCGCAACATTGCACAAGCTGTACTGAAGAAAGCTAAAGAATTGCCAGAGGTCAAAGATGAAACCAGTAAGCTAaatgaatttgcatttttttgtcaGAATGTCATAACATGATGCAATCCAACAAGAATTAGACAGCACCAGTAGTCTGCAGTTTTTAGTAGGTAAACTGCCATATAGACCGAAGAGCTTGTGGAGAACCAAAGTATATGAATTGGACGAAAAAAGAATGCAAGTTGTTGGATTCAAAGACTTTGTCAATCATCCAGCACATATTATTTCAAACCCTACATTTGGTACCATAGGTACAGATGCCAACTAGAGTAACAGTACAATAAGATATAATAGCAAGAGCAGCAACCCAACAAGAAGAAAAGCTTTCGCAACAGCTACCAAAGATGGTCATAGTAAACCAGTAAGACAAAGTCATGCACCTACTGTGGTGGTGAAAGTAAGCATGTAATTTTAGAGAGCAGGAAAATCACCAATTTAGAaccaaaagagaaaaaacagtCATAGCAGAAGCAAACAGATAAAGTGAAGATCCCCACAGGTCGTGTAGACATACAAGGCAACGAACCTTTGTATGACGATCGTCTTACTTGTAATAATGTCACTAAActaattaagaataaaaaacgTGAGTATTTTAATAACATAACCGAAAAGTATAAAGGTAATAGCAAAAAATTATggaatgaaatcaataaatttacaGGACGTAAACAAAAAAACACTGATATTCCCAACACTTTAAATGGGggtgattttaatgattttttttgtgaacgTTGGTAAGAAAATTTCAGACTCATTTAAAGATGATACTTTTGTTTGGAATCATCCTGATAGCATTTATTCCTTTGCATTCCAGTCTGTCACCAGTGAAAATGTTACAAAAATTCTTTCACAGCTCTCAAGTGACTctaatcttgatattttaaatTTAGATACTAAACTCCTAAGGATAGCAGGGCATCATATAAGTTTATCATTGGGTGTAATTTTTAACGAGAGTTTGTCAAGCGGTTTAATACCAGATGATCGGAAGATCGCTCGAACCACTCCAATTTATAAAGGTAAAGGGGGGTTAGATAATATGACTAATTACAGGCCTATCTCTGTGGTATGCCATCTGGTAAAGTTACTGGAGAAAGAAGTCCAGAGTCAGTTacttttttatcttaaaaaacacaatttcataaatattgATCAGTATGCATTCTTACCTAATCACTCGACAACTACATGTTTACATAAAATTTTAGAGGATTGGTATGATGCTTTCAACGAACGTGAGATGATTGGagcttgttttttttagatatatcaAAATGCTTCGACTgcattgataaaaatattttattgaaaaaatggaaagatATGGTGTTCAAAATAATGAGTTAAGATGGTTCACTAATTATTTATCTGGTAGAAAGCAAACTGTTTATTGTCATGAGAAATTGTCTAAATTTAATAATCTCTCTGTAGGAATTCCCCAGGGTAGTGCCCTAGGCccattactttttatttttattaatgatttaagtGAATGTTTAATAACATGTTCATGCAATATTTATGCAGATGATGTTGTCATTTATATTTCGGATAAAAGTACAGAAGTTATTACGTCTAAACTACAGGATGATTTGGAAAATATTAGTAAAtggtacaaaagaaataaattgaaagtcAATATTGATAAAACGTATAGTATGTTATTGAAACGCAACCCACATACTTCCAAAGAATTAAACATATATTTGGATGGTAACATTATAAATCAAGTAACTCATATTCGGTATTTAGGAATCGAAATTGATGAAAACCTAAAGTGGAATTCACATGTGAAGAACCTAAGTAGATCTTTAGCTTTTaagatattttctttaaaaaaggtTAGTCATTTCACTGATACAAACGTTCTAAATAAGATTTATAATTCTTCAATCCAACCCATAATGGATTACTCTTGTTCAGTCTGGGGGAACTGTTCTATCAATAATAGGAATATTTTGTTAAGACTACAAAAAAGAGCAGCTAGAATAGTAGAAAAGAACTTTGATTATGCTGACAATGGTATTGATATTATTAAACGCTTAAAATGGcaggttttaaaaaaaaagacgtAATTATTTCCTTGCTTGTATTATGTATAATTGTATTCACGGTCATGCTCCGATACGTTTAGGTAATTCAATTGATATGGTTTTTGATAGACATCCAATGAATACAAGATTTGCTAATTCACTAAACGTTGTAATACCAAAAcccaatattgaatttttaaagagTAGTTTACGATATTCAGGAGGAAATGTATGGAACAACCTGAATTCTGATCTGCACAATGCCAAGACTATTGATAGTTTCAAAAAGAattataagaaaatatatttctctTAAAACACTTTCCGCTCTTATACAATACCTTTTATGATAGGTTTAAATTTccaatttgatttttatcaccCCGATGCGCATGCACATTCGTGTCTTAGATATCTGTTGCTGTAAATACCTATTTCATTTGGTTTACTTTCTCTTTATCTATTATATTTGAAATTCTTCTATGCATTATATTCTATATGTTACttgattttttatgtttacaGGACCGTGTCGAAAAACAGTGTAATAATCTGAAC is a window of Lytechinus variegatus isolate NC3 chromosome 2, Lvar_3.0, whole genome shotgun sequence DNA encoding:
- the LOC121408570 gene encoding uncharacterized protein LOC121408570, which encodes MNVGTVFSTGGMKHADVRQHLKTMLQAVQTCSECITSKAKECTYRNQQESCNRCRSRNLQCVRLMVVHCYADMAASQRVAHEDLMKEAGCQLAIPQYTQFGFGMLHMCKALVGYVRNYRITDGNEIFCINMLVALWLSSTHASTLLCGINSKVFSYRDRHSDDLAYSTVCQRVEDALVAANSVVVTVAPEQYRPWSQEAKDHNDMKLGRPLFITVNKQGHCLWSDPVADCVFMGNRHNPMKVKPLGQPNAPGRASHQVLPVTAAQYNRPTGLKVFAASNKGEVCLISDSGNKALRVVDKCHDIHAKQKVATVELNNAPDGFQPYALEVISPAYPTTIAAVSDTNAKVIHMIRINLDSYHGQLVKTIEGFCVQPSGLALLTKTPPSLLAVDHTEIKMVNYETGVIKTFISGLHPSTDVSVSRSKKLAVSTPVRNKIYVYDMFTIDAGAIEVWGSGQKGNEDGTVADASFDEPVGVAFDGDVLFVSCFGGEHGGCVKFVSGISFAVSYIQHVRELYHFAGFVARKDSRKEDARQMRRGKFLLGVRKFQESIEFLQAINERRQNALSNGATPKYVDSSCGGIYPKTLDCLLMTLSSLRTHITSFEEMLPDTIDDLSLYAFVNEAVVEHGFGERGAHSSQYRHPSHEQYCHIKTNSEGNYIRKICSVKYSHFTTEEKQYQHPRKCDISADIVISQLHERLKNYTNLCEPTQESKEDYKKLKKLNRIYRPQPTQTVREKYKAKNGYAPVTVQRKDVPSESYMSQRNLSALTSFQGTLSKTRKTQLNTEDFLLMRGDIVPVLAGANYAHDGPQIDNWWLLQVTEPVLARDIGERTRVTDMWLDKVAVNYDGTNTFKLLDDTTVKIPFGSLIKDIEDGDPLVVPVDVFSTEFDADNMDKLVYSFHPEYIQQLDDLGEEAQYQLNQDNESDLEEEEDDDVNQQNRQHQHLLILEQRRSRAISSKGRQFTSYLDLLKHKN